A part of Magnetospirillum sp. ME-1 genomic DNA contains:
- a CDS encoding PAS domain-containing protein — protein MRTESIASPLVLSLAAAVAGTALLGVAEAGWPSIAASALVAAVSGGMLLRRRGRPAGEEAALAGALDSETRAVLVAASDGRELYRNQAARRLLGSAADPLAPLKARAADDDRALAELERLDAAAAVGAPRRTEVSVISAGGGREWFALEVRPAGGAQAVAWSIEDISPRRAIEETLRRENELLSDFVDLLPVGCYSADADGTVRYVNQRLAEWLGKSGDEIVGHNLAEVFGTVPNPEEERAELRLRGRSGEVFQALVAHSVFDEGGEMFTRSVVVRDLVPEQQWEKALRAAERRFRWLFDDAPVGIALVDLDGAIGACNLALQAMLGIDRDDMVGRPVIDVIAEDNRAAASEQLGKVIAGSTPGTHLEVRLKGRRNLIAQLFVSPSHEDGDISGLVIHFIDATEQRNLEMQFAQSQKMQAMGQLAGGVAHDFNNLLTAMIGFCDLLLQRHGAGDPSFADIMQVKQNANRAASLVRQLLAFSRRQALQPRLLNVTDALAELSNLLRRLLGETIELRMTHGRALGLVRVDPGQFDQVIINLAVNARDAMPGGGALTIRTNTVHVDQPIQRGPELMPAGDYVQIEVIDTGTGIGKENLARIFEPFFSTKEVGAGTGLGLSTVYGIVRQTDGFIFVESEPGQGATFSIYLPRIDADPAAETRRPAQQAEAAGADLTGSGTILLVEDEDAVRLFGARALRNKGYTVIEARSGEQAMEVLNGGEPIAVLISDVVMPGMDGVTLARFVRMERPDIRVILISGYSEDVARDGIDPDAGIHFLPKPFSLKQLAGAVKQVMEGG, from the coding sequence TTGCGCACTGAATCCATCGCCTCCCCGCTGGTCCTCAGCCTGGCCGCCGCGGTGGCCGGGACCGCGCTGCTGGGGGTGGCCGAGGCCGGCTGGCCTTCCATCGCCGCCAGCGCCCTGGTGGCGGCGGTGTCGGGGGGGATGCTGCTGCGCCGGCGCGGCCGTCCGGCGGGCGAGGAGGCCGCCCTGGCCGGGGCGCTGGATTCGGAAACCCGCGCCGTGCTGGTGGCGGCCTCCGACGGGCGCGAGCTCTACCGCAATCAGGCGGCCCGCCGCCTGCTGGGGAGTGCCGCCGACCCCCTGGCGCCGCTCAAGGCGCGGGCCGCCGATGACGACCGCGCCCTGGCCGAGCTGGAGCGCCTGGACGCGGCGGCCGCGGTGGGCGCGCCGCGGCGCACCGAGGTGAGCGTCATCTCGGCGGGCGGCGGGCGCGAGTGGTTCGCGCTCGAGGTCCGCCCGGCCGGCGGCGCCCAGGCGGTGGCCTGGAGCATCGAGGACATCAGCCCGCGCCGCGCCATCGAGGAGACCCTGCGGCGCGAGAACGAACTGCTTTCCGATTTCGTCGATCTGCTGCCGGTGGGCTGCTATTCGGCGGATGCCGACGGCACGGTGCGCTACGTCAACCAGCGCCTGGCCGAATGGCTGGGCAAGAGCGGCGACGAGATCGTCGGCCACAATCTGGCCGAGGTGTTCGGCACCGTCCCCAATCCGGAAGAAGAGCGGGCCGAGCTGCGCCTCAGGGGCCGCTCGGGCGAGGTCTTCCAGGCCCTGGTCGCCCATTCGGTGTTCGACGAGGGCGGCGAGATGTTCACCCGTTCCGTCGTGGTGCGCGACCTGGTGCCGGAACAGCAATGGGAAAAGGCGCTGCGCGCCGCCGAACGCCGCTTCCGCTGGCTGTTCGACGACGCGCCGGTGGGCATCGCCCTGGTGGATCTGGACGGAGCCATCGGCGCCTGCAATCTGGCGCTCCAGGCCATGCTGGGCATCGACCGCGACGACATGGTGGGCCGTCCGGTGATCGACGTCATCGCCGAGGATAATCGCGCCGCCGCCTCGGAGCAGCTGGGCAAGGTCATCGCCGGCTCGACGCCGGGCACCCATCTGGAAGTGCGCCTGAAAGGGCGGCGCAACCTCATCGCCCAGCTGTTCGTCAGCCCCAGCCACGAGGACGGCGACATCTCGGGCCTGGTCATCCACTTCATCGACGCCACCGAGCAGCGCAACCTGGAAATGCAGTTCGCCCAGAGCCAGAAGATGCAGGCCATGGGCCAGCTGGCCGGCGGCGTGGCCCACGATTTCAACAACCTGCTCACCGCCATGATCGGCTTTTGCGATCTGCTGCTTCAGCGCCACGGGGCGGGCGATCCCAGCTTCGCCGACATCATGCAGGTCAAGCAGAACGCCAACCGCGCCGCCTCGCTGGTGCGCCAGCTGCTGGCCTTCTCGCGCCGTCAGGCGCTTCAACCCCGCCTGCTGAACGTCACCGACGCGCTGGCCGAACTCTCCAACCTGCTGCGCCGCCTCCTGGGCGAGACCATCGAGCTGCGCATGACCCACGGCCGCGCGCTTGGCCTGGTGCGCGTCGATCCCGGCCAGTTCGACCAGGTCATCATCAACCTTGCCGTCAACGCCCGCGACGCCATGCCCGGCGGCGGGGCGCTCACCATCCGCACCAACACCGTCCATGTGGACCAGCCCATTCAGCGGGGCCCTGAACTGATGCCGGCCGGCGACTACGTGCAGATCGAGGTGATTGACACCGGCACCGGCATCGGCAAGGAAAACCTGGCGCGCATCTTCGAGCCGTTCTTCTCCACCAAGGAGGTGGGGGCGGGCACCGGTCTCGGCCTGTCCACCGTCTACGGCATCGTGCGCCAGACCGACGGCTTCATCTTCGTGGAATCAGAACCCGGCCAGGGCGCCACCTTCTCCATCTACCTGCCGCGCATCGACGCCGACCCGGCGGCCGAAACCAGGCGCCCCGCCCAGCAGGCCGAAGCCGCCGGCGCCGACCTCACCGGCTCGGGCACCATCCTGCTGGTGGAGGACGAGGACGCCGTGCGGCTGTTCGGCGCCCGCGCGCTCAGGAACAAGGGCTACACGGTGATCGAGGCCCGTTCGGGCGAGCAGGCCATGGAGGTGCTGAACGGTGGCGAGCCCATCGCCGTCCTCATCTCCGACGTGGTCATGCCCGGCATGGACGGCGTCACGCTGGCCCGCTTCGTGCGCATGGAACGCCCCGACATCCGCGTCATCCTTATCTCCGGCTATTCCGAAGACGTCGCCCGCGACGGCATCGACCCCGATGCCGGCATCCACTTCCTTCCCAAGCCCTTTTCGCTCAAGCAGCTGGCCGGGGCGGTCAAGCAGGTGATGGAGGGGGGATAG
- the recA gene encoding recombinase RecA, with the protein MSQAALRLVDKDTMDRQKALEAAVSQIERAFGKGSIMKMGQKDQVVETEVISTGSLGLDVALGIGGLPRGRIIEVYGPESSGKTTLALHVIAEAQKKGGTCAFVDAEHALDPVYARKLGVNLDELLISQPDAGEQALEIADTLVRSGAIDVLVVDSVAALVPRAELEGEMGDNHMGLHARLMSQALRKLTGSVSKSKTIVIFINQIRMKIGVMFGNPETTTGGNALKFYASVRMEIRRVGAIKDRDEVVGNQTRVKVVKNKLAPPFKVVDFDIMYGEGVSKMGELIDLGVKANVVEKSGAWFSYNSTRIGQGRENAKQFLRDNPAMAAEIEGAIRQNAGLISEALAGGPGDLDGTPVEE; encoded by the coding sequence ATGTCTCAGGCTGCATTGCGTCTCGTGGACAAGGATACCATGGATAGACAGAAGGCTTTGGAAGCCGCCGTCAGCCAGATCGAGCGGGCGTTCGGCAAGGGCTCCATCATGAAGATGGGCCAGAAGGACCAGGTGGTCGAGACCGAGGTGATCTCCACCGGGTCGCTGGGTCTGGACGTGGCTTTGGGCATCGGTGGCCTGCCGCGCGGGCGCATCATCGAGGTCTATGGTCCGGAAAGCTCGGGCAAGACCACGCTGGCGCTGCACGTCATCGCCGAGGCCCAGAAGAAGGGCGGCACCTGCGCCTTCGTCGACGCCGAGCATGCGCTGGACCCCGTCTACGCCCGCAAGCTGGGTGTCAACCTCGACGAATTGCTGATCAGCCAGCCCGATGCCGGCGAACAGGCGCTGGAAATCGCCGACACCCTGGTGCGTTCGGGCGCCATCGACGTCCTCGTGGTGGACTCGGTGGCCGCCCTGGTGCCGCGCGCCGAGCTGGAAGGCGAGATGGGCGACAACCACATGGGCCTGCATGCCCGCCTGATGAGCCAGGCGCTGCGCAAGCTGACCGGCTCGGTGTCCAAGTCCAAGACCATCGTCATCTTCATCAACCAGATCCGCATGAAGATCGGCGTGATGTTCGGCAACCCGGAGACCACCACCGGCGGCAACGCGCTGAAGTTCTATGCCTCGGTGCGCATGGAGATCCGCCGGGTCGGCGCCATCAAGGACAGAGACGAGGTGGTGGGCAACCAGACCCGCGTCAAGGTGGTGAAGAACAAGCTGGCCCCGCCGTTCAAGGTGGTGGATTTCGACATCATGTACGGCGAGGGCGTCTCCAAGATGGGAGAGCTCATCGATCTCGGCGTCAAGGCCAACGTGGTGGAGAAGTCGGGGGCGTGGTTCTCCTACAATTCCACCCGCATCGGCCAGGGCCGCGAGAACGCCAAGCAGTTCCTGCGCGACAATCCGGCCATGGCCGCCGAGATCGAGGGCGCCATCCGCCAGAACGCCGGCCTCATTTCCGAGGCCCTGGCCGGCGGTCCCGGCGATCTGGACGGCACGCCGGTCGAGGAATAG